A single window of Vigna radiata var. radiata cultivar VC1973A chromosome 4, Vradiata_ver6, whole genome shotgun sequence DNA harbors:
- the LOC106758794 gene encoding uncharacterized protein LOC106758794 — protein sequence MAYRRRQSLSRASTFKEEFHDPTSLDVAKDSDHNHASPPILSPSSSSTSSSSSLPTQPPKPSASRYQPSLSFAFATPDSDHQRSKSFEAYGNSNSKSGFWGVIAQKAKSILDDDKPISPHGIKPQTTKSYSFNTFSAPPATQNSPSEFKPVYESLDTNRKVDSPKFLKGLDRITSSLNQLGDTFEKAFEEGRTIMESKTADLRTQIRRKSSNSGDTHQTSDLRNPLQEAAEREKQSSHESKLKASRDVALATAAKAKLLLRELKSVKADLAFAKARCAQLEEENKILRDKGGSDKGQNGEDDDDMIRHQLETLLAEKARLANENETYARENRFLREIVEYHQLTMQDVVYINEGMEEVTEVYPSDASGVTRLLSVTPRSPSPARDVLVSPGLPMLSKEIFTVKEEDENSSTTEVETPATV from the exons ATGGCATACAGGAGAAGGCAAAGTCTATCAAGAGCTTCCACTTTCAAGGAAGAATTTCATGATCCAACATCATTAGATGTTGCTAAGGATTCTGATCATAACCATGCTTCTCCACCAATCCTCTCACCTTcctcttcttctacttcttcttcttcatctctcCCTACTCAACCCCCCAAACCTTCTGCTTCTCGTTACCAACCCTCTCTTTCCTTTGCATTCGCCACCCCTGACTCCGACCATCAAAGATCCAAG AGCTTTGAGGCTTACGGAAATAGCAACTCCAAGTCTGGTTTCTGGGGTGTGATTGCGCAGAAAGCAAAATCAATTCTGGATGATGATAAGCCAATCTCACCACATGGAATCAAGCCCCAGACAACCAAATCATACTCTTTTAATACCTTTTCAGCTCCTCCTGCAACTCAG AACTCTCCTTCAGAATTCAAGCCAGTATATGAATCCCTCGACACTAACAGAAAAGTGGACAGTCCTAAATTTCTTAAGGGCTTGGACAGAATCACTTCATCCCTCAATCAACTAGGTGACACTTTTGAGAAGGCTTTTGAG GAAGGCCGAACAATTATGGAGAGTAAGACAGCAGACCTGAGAACTCAAATCAGAAGAAAATCAAGTAACTCTGGGGACACACACCAGACTTCAGATTTGAGAAATCCATTGCAAGAAGCTGCCGAGAGAGAGAAGCAATCTAGCCATGAATCAAAACTCAAGGCATCACGCGAC GTGGCGTTGGCAACAGCTGCCAAAGCAAAACTACTTCTTCGGGAGCTAAAATCCGTAAAAGCAGATTTAGCTTTTGCTAAAGCAAGATGTGCTCAACTtgaagaagagaataaaatactCAGGGACAAAGGGGGCAGTGACAAGGGACAGAACggtgaagatgatgatgatatg ATAAGGCATCAATTGGAGACACTTCTTGCTGAGAAGGCTCGTCTGGCGAATGAGAATGAGACATATGCAAGGGAGAACCGTTTCTTAAGGGAAATTGTGGAGTATCATCAGCTGACTATGCAAGATGTGGTGTACATAAATGAGGGCATGGAAGAAGTCACTGAAGTTTACCCTTCAGATGCCTCTGGGGTGACACGGTTGTTATCAGTCACACCACGTTCACCATCACCTGCTAGGGATGTTCTTGTCTCACCAGGCCTACCTATGctgtcaaaagaaatatttactGTGAAAGAAGAGGATGAGAACAGCAGCACTACAGAAGTTGAGACTCCTGCTACTGTCTGA